From Delphinus delphis chromosome X, mDelDel1.2, whole genome shotgun sequence, a single genomic window includes:
- the GDPD2 gene encoding glycerophosphoinositol inositolphosphodiesterase GDPD2, producing MGESPGCCSVWAHCLHCLYSCHWKKCPKDRTQTNQCECIWFGLLFLTFLLSLGWLYVVLILLNDLHNFNEFLFQHWGHWMDWSPAFLLVISLLVTYASLLLLLALFLRLCGQPLCLHTTHKVLLLLIILLVAAGLVGLEVQWRQEWHSLRLSLQATAPFLHIGAVAGITLLAWPVADTFYRIHQRGPKILLLLLFFGVALAIYLVPLFISSACIMESKDLPPKPELMGHRGAPMLAPENTLMSLRKTAECGAVVFETDVMVSSNGIPFLMHDERLTRTTDVATVFPHRVNSHSSNFSWTELKRLNAGAWFLQRRPFWGAKQLSGPDRKDAENQTVPALKELLKEAEAHNLSVMFDLRRPPRNHTYHDTFVNQTLETVLSSGVPQAMVLWLPDEDRAYVQQRAPQMRQIYGHLGGHSTERPQFLNLPYQDLPLLDIKALHQDNVSVNLFVVNKPWLFSLLWCAGVDSVTTNDCQLLQQMRYPVWLISPQTYLLMWIITNCVSILLLLWTFLLQRRCAKKRERAGLETAVLLTRINAFIME from the exons ATGGGTGAGTCTCCCGGCTGCTGCTCGGTCTGGGCCCACTGCCTCCACTGCCTGTATAGCTGCcactggaagaaatgccccaaaGACAGGACACAAACCAACCAG TGCGAATGCATCTGGTTTGGCCTGCTCTTCCTcacctttctcctctccctgggctggCTGTACGTCGTGCTCATCCTTCTCAATGACCTGCACAACTTCAATGA ATTCCTGTTCCAGCACTGGGGACACTGGATGGACTGGTCCCCGGCATTCCTGCTGGTCATCTCTCTACTGGTCACATACGCATCCCTGCTCTTG ctcctggccctgTTCCTGCGGCTCTGTGGCCAGCCTCTGTGCCTGCACACCACTCACAAG GTGCTGCTGCTCCTCATTATACTTCTTGTGGCCGCTGGCCTTGTGGGACTGGAGGTCCAATGGCGGCAGGAGTGGCATAGCTTACGTCTGTCACTGCAG GCCACAGCCCCATTCCTTCATATTGGAGCAGTTGCTGGCATCACTCTCCTGGCCTGGCCTGTGGCTGATACCTTCTACCGTATCCACCAAAGAG gTCCCAAGATTCTGCTACTTCTCCTATTTTTTGGAGTTGCCCTGGCCATCTACCTGGTGCCCCTATTCATCTCCTCAGCCTGTATCATGGAATCCAAAGACTTACCCCCCAAGCCTGAGCTGATGGGACACCGAGGGGCCCCCATG CTGGCCCCCGAGAACACCCTGATGTCCCTGCGGAAGACAGCTGAATGTGGAGCTGTTGTGTTTGAGACCGATGTGATGGTCAG CTCCAACGGGATCCCCTTCCTCATGCATGATGAGCGCCTGACCAGGACCACAGATGTGGCCACTGTGTTCCCACACCGAGTCAACAGCCACAGTAGCAACTTCTCCTGGACTGAGCTGAAGAGACTCAATGCCGGGGCCTGGTTCCTACAG aGGCGACCCTTCTGGGGGGCTAAGCAGCTGTCAGGCCCTGATCGGAAAGACGCTGAGAATCAGACAGTGCCAGCCCTGAAAGAACTACTGAAAGAAGCTGAAGCCCACAACCTTTCTGTCATGTTTGACCTGCGCCGCCCCCCACGAAACCATACATACCATGACACTTTTGTGAACCAGACACTGGAGACTGTGCTGAGTTCAGGGGTGCCCCAAGCCATG GTCCTCTGGCTACCGGATGAAGATCGGGCTTATGTCCAACAACGGGCCCCCCAAATGCGCCAGATATATGGACATCTgggaggccacagcactgagaggccccaGTTTCTCAACCTCCCCTATCAAGACCTGCCACTGTTGGATATCAA AGCACTGCACCAAGATAATGTCTCGGTGAACCTATTTGTAGTGAACAAGCCCTGGCTCTTCTCCCTACTCTGGTGTGCAGGGGTGGATTCGGTCACCACCAATGACTGCCAGCTGCTGCAGCAGATGCGTTACCCTGTCTGGCTTATT TCCCCTCAAACCTACCTACTGATGTGGATCATTACCAATTGTGTCTCCATCCTGCTGCTTTTGTGGACCTTCCTCCTCCAACG GAGATGTgctaagaagagagagagagccg GCTTAGAAACAGCAGTGCTGCTGACCAGGATCAACGCTTTCATAATGGAGTAA